Proteins from one Acanthopagrus latus isolate v.2019 chromosome 18, fAcaLat1.1, whole genome shotgun sequence genomic window:
- the nsdhl gene encoding sterol-4-alpha-carboxylate 3-dehydrogenase, decarboxylating codes for MATRVRPSSKRCAVIGGSGFLGRHLVEKLLDRGYSVSVFDIRQSYELPGVTFHQGDLCDKQALLPALKDVSLVFHCASPAPASDDRGLFERVNIQGTRTVIQACIEAGVQKMVLTSSASVVFEGTDIKNGREDLPYAKKPIDYYTETKIEQEKLVLEACDKEKGFLTVAIRPHGIFGPRDPQLVPILVDTARRGKMKFIIGDGTNLVDFTFVENVVHGHILAAERLRPDSPACGKPYHITNDEPIKFWDFMSEVLVGLGYAAPRYHLPYALVYGLALLLWLLALILRPLVSFKPTFTPMRVALAGTHHYYSCDRAKEDLGYKPVVGLKEGIERTVQSYPHLRQGA; via the exons ATGGCCACGCGGGTTCGACCG AGCAGTAAACGGTGCGCAGTGATCGGGGGGTCTGGCTTCCTGGGCAGACACTTGGTGGAGAAGTTGCTGGACCGAGGTTACTCCGTCTCTGTGTTCGACATCCGTCAGAGCTACGAGCTGCCTGGTGTCACCTTCCACCAGGGAGACCTGTGCGACAAACAG GCTCTGCTGCCAGCTCTGAAGGACGTGTCCCTGGTCTTTCACTGCGCCTCCCCGGCCCCTGCCAGCGACGACCGCGGGCTGTTTGAGAGGGTCAACATTCAGGGCACACGCACGGTTATTCAGGCGTGCATCGAGGCTGGAGTACAG AAAATGGTCCTGACAAGCAGTGCCAGTGTGGTGTTTGAAGGGACAGACATTAAGAACGGGAGGGAGGACCTGCCATACGCCAAGAAGCCCATCGACTATTACACAGAAACCAAGATTGAGCAGGAAAAG CTGGTCCTCGAGGCTTGTGACAAGGAGAAGGGTTTCCTCACAGTTGCCATCCGGCCTCACGGCATCTTCGGCCCTCGGGACCCGCAGCTGGTTCCAATCCTGGTGGACACGGCTCGCAGGGGCAAGATGAAGTTCATCATCGG TGATGGGACCAACCTGGTGGATTTCACCTTTGTGGAGAACGTAGTTCATGGCCACATCCTGGCTGCTGAACGCCTGAGGCCAGACTCCCCCGCATGTGGAAAA CCCTACCACATCACCAATGATGAGCCAATAAAATTCTGGGACTTCATGTCTGAGGTGTTGGTGGGCCTCGGGTACGCCGCCCCCCGCTATCACCTCCCCTACGCTCTCGTGTACGGACTGGCCCTGCTCCTCTGGCTGCTGGCTCTCATCCTGCGCCCTCTAGTTTCCTTTAAACCCACCTTCACACCAATGAGAGTGGCCCTGGCCGGAACCCACCACTACTACAGCTGCGACCGCGCCAAGGAGGACCTGGGCTACAAACCGGTGGTCGGTCTGAAGGAGGGGATAGAGCGCACGGTGCAGAGCTACCCTCATCTCAGACAGGGGGCTTGA
- the cetn2 gene encoding caltractin, translating to MATSAKRPSLQGPVPPPRKKTTPKPELTEEQKQEIREAFELFDTDGSGYIDVKELKVAMRALGFEPKKEEIKKMIVEVDKDGTGKISFADFLAVMTQKMAEKDSKEEILKAFRLFDDDETGKISFRNLKRVAKELGENLTDEELQEMIDEADRDGDGEVNQQEFLRIMKKTCLY from the exons ATG GCAACCAGTGCCAAGAGACCATCCCTGCAGGGTCCTGTACCACCTCCTCGCAAGAAGACCACCCCCAAACCAGAGCTGACCGAGGAGCAGAAGCAGGAGATCAGGGAGGCCTTCGAGCTGTTTGACACCGATGGCTCTGGATACATCGATGTCAAGGAgctcaag GTTGCGATGAGAGCTCTGGGGTTTGAACCGAAGAAGGAGGAGATCAAGAAGATGATCGTTGAAGTGGATAAGGACGGCACAGGGAAAATATCCTTCGCCGACTTCCTGGCGGTCATGACACAGAAAATG GCTGAGAAGGACTCCAAAGAGGAGATCCTGAAAGCCTTCCGCCTGTTCGATGACGACGAGACGGGCAAGATCTCATTCAGGAATCTGAAGAGAGTAGCCAAAGAGCTGGGAGAGAACCTCacagatgaagagctgcag gagatgATCGATGAGGCAGACAGGGACGGAGATGGAGAGGTGAACCAGCAGGAGTTCCTGCGCATTATGAAGAAAACCTGCCTGTACTGA
- the LOC119007227 gene encoding olfactory receptor 10G4-like gives MDFDCNVTTLKSQTQINSTVFHQVKMVSMCVSCTLNTVLSVPLLLVIVRSPSLLRHTRFLLLTHLLLCDNLQQLLWTITAVLLRSREGIPVTQCLIFCAIIQACSLVDLFLSTALAVDRFIAVRWPLRYESLMGRRRKRTVAAIWTSAVVLIGVALCINLSTIQVDFTLPRCRPLIMSPCLPRTSALVLYCTVGTAVLVPLCFLTILGCFCLLCWDIHSGLPCTRRACVTLSLQVAQAILFSVPVVTNSYLIPGYLHSDALDIATTITYNLGVSLIPLVYGYRSRELQQRMLQAAHWNKVNNGSLS, from the exons ATGGACTTCGACTGTAACGTGACAACACTCAAGTCCCAGACGCAGATCAACTCCACCGTCTTCCACCAGGTGAAGATggtcagcatgtgtgtgagctgcacCTTGAACACCGTGCTCAGTGTTCCTTTACTCCTGGTCATCGTTCGCTCCCCGTCGCTCCTCAGACACACTCGCTTCCTGCTCCTCACACACCTCCTCTTGTGTGACAACCTCCAG cagctcctctggacGATCACAGCAGTCCTCTTGAGATCCAGAGAGGGTATACCCGTGACCCAGTGTCTGATCTTCTGTGCTATTATCCAGGCCTGCTCATTG GTGGACCTCTTCCTGAGCACTGCTCTGGCCGTGGACCGCTTTATCGCTGTAAGGTGGCCCCTGCGCTATGAATCCCTCATGGGTCGCCGGCGGAAGAGAACTGTCGCAGCCATATGGACCTCAGCAGTCGTGCTCATAGGCGTGGCTTTGTGTATCAACCTCAGCACCATCCAGGTCGACTTCACCCTCCCCCGCTGTCGACCGCTCATCATGTCGCCCTGCCTGCCGAGGACGTCGGCCCTGGTGCTTTACTGCACGGTGGGCACTGCTGTGTTGGTGCCGCTCTGTTTTCTGACCATCCTGGGATGCTTCTGCCTGCTCTGCTGGGACATCCACTCAGGACTGCCCTGCACCAGGAGGGCCTGTGTGACCCTGAGCCTCCAGGTTGCTCAGGCCATTCTCTTCTCTGTCCCTGTGGTCACGAACAGCTACCTGATCCCTGGCTACCTGCACAGCGACGCTCTCGATATCGCGACCACCATCACTTACAACCTGGGGGTGTCGCTCATCCCCCTGGTCTACGGCTACCGCTCACGGGAGCTGCAGCAAAGGATGCTGCAGGCAGCACACTGGAACAAAGTCAACAACGGGAGTTTGTCATAA